Proteins encoded by one window of Candidatus Limnocylindrales bacterium:
- a CDS encoding tape measure protein, whose translation MTQDIRFRVALDGVQQVQQGATQTAASLERIGHAGANAATQTSGAFASIGGAVKAVAGLAIANELAQAARAAVQTADAVTSLNNSLTLATGSAKAAGVVYDELYGIAQRSRTGFLELGGTYASIARATDGLGVSQTRLLKITEAIGNAMAISGGSAAGMQAALTQLGQGLASGALRGDELNSVLEQTPRLARAIADGLGVTVGKLREMGKEGQLTAEAVLQALESQAAKLATEVQGSVVTVSQALTQVSNAATKAIGEIDRSAGVTSSLSGALQTLASSVDDVSDRFQRARESGLGFFGALAAAQVMGVAEALGHVDERAANIGRRLGEAEKELAALQLRFAANGGQYLAFEVEKARELVEQLKQAKQAQDELRAQRGTSQSQQFGEASAGIDAVAKKGLEEQAAAAKLLADIRNKALGVDTAYLKQVNELNAARQKGHITEKQYVETVQQLTAATFKKTAATKKDKEEMDDAVKVFEDLTKAGRDWARGLEGTNAGMEKELALGRQLTEGERQHLELTTKLAAGQLVMSEATERAARASIDRGQALREEVSWMRQASAENDASMARLAGQTADLEGRAVALRKVNDQALLTPAALRQIEQAEHLANAAAKERLATVFESVDPAIAGEYRKQAAALREIAAQSGRAAGIEATKEARDAWQRMADDAGQALTDALMSGGRDAGELLEDYFKTLVLRPIIQAVVSPVTGAIAAFLTGGAGGAGGGGAGAVGAGLNNASTLYSLYQGATGYSSSVNALAGYFGAGTTAGASSTSLAYANLVGSAGGDSMGALIAANNGWAGVGASASSLAASESATLFASQAAGEGITVAGTSAAGAGGSSSAAAGMGPWAAYAAAIIAAYMGSRSAWEKGYNNENLSGAFRYSPESTFTDLLKIGGMSDRSANIWGGGAVYTQLFGRASPRVVDQGVAGTITGGDFAGEMFADILEKGGIFRSDKRRTETKAATESIDMFFDDASKEVLAQAKRYAEALGLPAEEMARITTEIRVSLGDDVEKNKTAIIQALAKYGEALTAGLADEVAPLAKYGETVTQTIERVGGAILGVNAVLEDLGITALQASLDGGSAAIDLTAMFGGIQGLSQAAGQYFSNFYTEAEQIELASGKVSDALASVGLAMPDTVDAYKDLVSAQDLSTEAGREAFTALLQVSGAFHQVESASEAAAKKLTEEAAARAKQGQQALDQLAGKFLEGPDLDRYRYNRVAGDLTQAGLAVTGERLAGMSKEQIEAFVRQFVDFADGVSEMELAVLSAAGSLGDLKNGARDAADALQSTIESNRSKLLPADQRIGAAYQGIADDLADAGFDITVSQLFKASKQEILETADAITAMADVSDEAKAAIWQAAGALGDLKSEASEFGGMRIRSMGQASAADQAYREWMGIESKIAGFAQDWANNTLPANLQQYVDQHWGGKDNVPGPTRDGIFNMYVMQSNGPANTDVVSPDRLRREQAEAAAASGGSTAISESDRQAQELARDELRALDELNSTLQRLDASFTSFMDSLTTGSLSALSPEDRLAEARSQFFDNAEAARGGDLAAFERADDLASTFLQLQQQLSGAPNYAPVFDEVLAELKRLQAELAAIKGNTKTAAEVTAASGVALSDALDTSNRMTAQQLAYDAARRGRYVASL comes from the coding sequence ATGACCCAGGACATCCGCTTCCGCGTCGCACTCGATGGCGTTCAGCAGGTCCAGCAGGGCGCCACGCAGACGGCGGCCAGCCTGGAGCGTATCGGCCACGCCGGCGCCAATGCGGCCACGCAGACCTCCGGAGCGTTCGCGAGCATCGGCGGCGCCGTCAAGGCCGTGGCAGGTCTCGCCATCGCGAACGAACTTGCGCAGGCCGCCCGCGCTGCCGTGCAGACCGCGGATGCCGTCACCTCGCTGAACAACAGCCTGACGCTGGCCACCGGCTCGGCCAAGGCGGCCGGAGTGGTCTACGACGAGCTCTACGGCATCGCGCAGCGGTCGCGCACCGGGTTCCTGGAGCTGGGCGGCACCTATGCGTCGATCGCCCGGGCCACGGACGGCCTCGGCGTCAGCCAGACGCGTCTGCTGAAGATCACCGAGGCCATCGGCAACGCGATGGCGATCAGCGGCGGCAGCGCCGCCGGCATGCAGGCCGCCCTGACGCAGCTGGGGCAGGGCTTGGCCAGCGGCGCGCTGCGCGGCGACGAACTGAACAGCGTGCTCGAGCAGACGCCGCGCCTCGCCCGCGCCATCGCCGACGGCCTCGGCGTCACCGTCGGCAAGTTGCGCGAGATGGGCAAGGAGGGTCAGCTCACCGCCGAGGCCGTCCTGCAGGCGCTGGAGTCCCAGGCCGCAAAGCTGGCCACCGAAGTGCAGGGCAGCGTCGTGACCGTCAGCCAAGCGCTGACGCAGGTCAGCAACGCAGCCACGAAGGCCATCGGCGAAATCGACCGATCGGCCGGCGTAACGTCGAGCCTGAGCGGCGCCCTACAGACGCTGGCGAGCTCCGTCGACGACGTGTCGGACCGGTTTCAGCGGGCGCGCGAATCGGGCCTCGGGTTCTTCGGCGCACTCGCAGCCGCCCAGGTCATGGGCGTTGCCGAAGCGTTGGGTCACGTCGACGAGCGCGCCGCGAACATCGGTCGCCGGCTAGGCGAGGCGGAGAAGGAGCTGGCCGCCCTGCAGCTGCGTTTCGCCGCCAACGGCGGGCAGTACCTGGCTTTCGAGGTCGAGAAGGCGCGCGAGCTGGTCGAGCAGCTGAAGCAGGCCAAGCAGGCGCAGGACGAACTCAGGGCCCAGCGCGGCACCAGCCAGTCGCAGCAGTTCGGCGAGGCCAGCGCCGGCATCGACGCGGTCGCGAAGAAGGGCCTCGAGGAGCAGGCCGCGGCCGCCAAGCTCCTCGCCGACATCCGCAACAAGGCGCTGGGCGTCGACACGGCCTACCTGAAGCAGGTCAACGAACTGAACGCGGCGCGGCAGAAGGGCCACATCACCGAGAAGCAGTACGTCGAGACCGTCCAGCAGCTCACCGCGGCCACGTTCAAGAAGACGGCGGCCACGAAGAAGGACAAGGAGGAGATGGACGATGCCGTCAAGGTCTTCGAGGACCTGACGAAGGCCGGTCGCGACTGGGCGCGCGGACTGGAGGGCACCAACGCCGGCATGGAGAAGGAACTGGCGCTGGGCCGCCAGCTGACCGAAGGCGAGCGGCAGCACCTTGAGCTGACGACGAAGCTTGCCGCCGGGCAACTCGTGATGAGCGAGGCCACCGAGCGGGCCGCGCGCGCCAGCATCGACCGCGGCCAGGCGCTGCGCGAAGAGGTGTCGTGGATGCGTCAGGCGTCGGCCGAGAACGACGCGTCCATGGCGCGCCTGGCCGGCCAGACCGCTGACCTCGAAGGCCGCGCCGTCGCGCTGCGCAAGGTCAACGACCAGGCGCTGCTGACTCCGGCCGCGCTGCGCCAGATTGAGCAGGCCGAGCATCTGGCGAATGCCGCGGCGAAGGAGCGGCTGGCTACGGTATTTGAGTCCGTCGATCCAGCCATCGCCGGCGAGTACCGCAAGCAGGCCGCGGCCCTGCGCGAGATCGCTGCGCAGTCCGGCCGCGCCGCCGGCATCGAGGCCACCAAGGAGGCGCGCGATGCATGGCAGCGCATGGCCGACGACGCCGGCCAGGCCCTGACCGATGCGCTGATGAGCGGTGGCCGCGATGCCGGGGAGCTACTGGAGGACTACTTCAAGACTTTGGTCCTGCGCCCGATCATCCAGGCCGTGGTGTCGCCCGTCACCGGTGCGATTGCGGCGTTCCTGACCGGCGGTGCTGGCGGTGCTGGCGGAGGCGGCGCAGGGGCGGTCGGTGCAGGCCTGAACAACGCCTCCACGCTCTACAGCCTCTATCAAGGCGCCACCGGCTACAGCAGCAGCGTGAATGCCCTGGCTGGGTACTTCGGCGCCGGCACGACGGCCGGCGCGTCGTCGACGTCGCTGGCGTACGCGAACCTGGTCGGATCGGCTGGCGGCGACAGCATGGGGGCCCTGATCGCGGCGAACAACGGATGGGCCGGCGTCGGCGCTTCCGCGTCGTCGCTGGCCGCCAGCGAGTCGGCCACGCTGTTTGCCTCACAGGCCGCTGGCGAGGGCATCACAGTGGCTGGCACCAGCGCCGCCGGCGCGGGCGGCAGCAGCAGCGCCGCAGCCGGCATGGGTCCGTGGGCCGCCTACGCCGCCGCGATCATCGCGGCCTACATGGGCAGCCGCAGCGCCTGGGAGAAGGGCTACAACAACGAGAACCTGAGCGGTGCGTTTCGGTACTCGCCGGAGTCCACGTTTACCGACCTGCTGAAGATCGGCGGCATGAGCGACCGCTCGGCCAACATCTGGGGCGGCGGCGCCGTCTACACACAGCTCTTCGGCCGCGCATCGCCGCGCGTGGTGGACCAGGGCGTCGCCGGCACCATCACCGGCGGCGACTTCGCCGGCGAGATGTTCGCCGACATCCTGGAGAAGGGCGGCATCTTCCGCAGTGACAAGCGCCGCACCGAGACGAAGGCCGCGACCGAGTCGATCGACATGTTCTTCGACGACGCGTCGAAGGAAGTGCTCGCGCAGGCCAAGCGCTACGCCGAGGCTCTGGGCCTGCCGGCGGAGGAAATGGCGCGCATCACGACCGAGATCCGCGTCAGCCTCGGCGACGACGTCGAGAAGAACAAGACCGCGATCATTCAGGCGCTGGCCAAGTACGGCGAGGCGCTGACTGCCGGACTCGCCGATGAGGTCGCGCCACTCGCCAAATACGGCGAGACCGTGACGCAGACCATCGAGCGCGTCGGCGGCGCCATCCTGGGCGTGAACGCGGTCCTCGAAGACCTCGGCATCACCGCGCTGCAGGCTTCGCTCGACGGCGGCAGTGCAGCGATCGACCTAACTGCCATGTTTGGCGGCATCCAGGGCCTGAGCCAGGCGGCCGGGCAGTACTTCAGCAACTTCTACACCGAGGCCGAGCAGATCGAACTGGCCTCGGGCAAGGTGTCCGATGCGCTGGCGAGCGTGGGCCTCGCGATGCCTGACACCGTCGATGCCTACAAGGATCTGGTCTCGGCGCAGGACCTGAGCACAGAGGCCGGCCGCGAGGCGTTCACAGCGCTGCTGCAGGTGTCTGGCGCGTTCCATCAGGTCGAGTCGGCATCGGAGGCTGCGGCGAAGAAGCTGACCGAGGAGGCTGCAGCCCGGGCGAAGCAGGGACAGCAGGCGCTGGACCAGCTGGCCGGCAAGTTCCTCGAAGGGCCCGACCTGGACCGCTACCGCTACAACCGCGTGGCTGGCGACCTGACGCAAGCCGGGCTCGCGGTCACCGGCGAACGCCTTGCCGGCATGTCGAAGGAGCAGATCGAGGCCTTCGTTCGGCAGTTCGTGGACTTCGCCGACGGCGTCAGCGAGATGGAACTCGCAGTGCTCAGCGCCGCCGGCTCGCTCGGCGACCTGAAGAACGGCGCCCGGGATGCAGCCGACGCTCTGCAGTCCACGATCGAGAGCAACCGCTCGAAGCTGCTGCCGGCGGATCAGCGCATCGGTGCCGCGTACCAGGGCATCGCCGACGACCTAGCCGATGCCGGCTTCGACATCACCGTCAGCCAGCTGTTCAAGGCCTCGAAGCAGGAGATCCTGGAGACCGCCGACGCCATCACGGCGATGGCCGACGTCAGCGACGAGGCAAAGGCCGCGATCTGGCAGGCCGCCGGCGCGCTGGGCGACCTGAAGAGCGAAGCCAGCGAATTCGGCGGCATGCGCATTCGCAGCATGGGCCAGGCATCGGCAGCCGATCAGGCCTATCGCGAGTGGATGGGCATAGAAAGCAAGATCGCCGGCTTCGCGCAGGACTGGGCGAACAACACGCTGCCGGCCAACCTGCAGCAGTACGTCGATCAGCACTGGGGCGGTAAAGACAACGTCCCCGGTCCGACGCGCGACGGCATCTTCAACATGTACGTGATGCAGTCGAACGGTCCGGCAAATACCGATGTGGTGTCGCCGGACAGGCTGCGACGCGAGCAGGCGGAAGCGGCGGCCGCATCCGGCGGTTCAACCGCAATCAGCGAGTCCGATCGCCAGGCGCAGGAACTGGCTCGTGATGAACTGCGCGCACTCGATGAGTTGAACTCGACGCTCCAGCGGTTGGACGCCAGTTTCACCAGCTTCATGGACTCGCTGACGACTGGATCGCTGTCGGCCCTGTCGCCGGAGGATCGTCTGGCCGAGGCCCGCTCGCAGTTCTTCGACAACGCCGAAGCGGCGCGTGGCGGCGACCTGGCGGCGTTCGAGCGCGCCGACGATCTGGCCAGCACGTTCCTGCAGCTGCAGCAG
- a CDS encoding phage major capsid protein: protein MLRGKVRITSATQEGRDAIGLVEGDILTKASVGYEIHKVIERTTSKSGGPIERTIDGATFRRALESRGVTRVGDRGDGDVQAFRRDLDAAAGPLDRAADDVPVYEVVDWEPFEDSLVTVPADNTVGVGRSHAAAPVTTTVQTPGGSTVQITEGGAQPPAATEQERAASAPPATAASVTKVTTPAVPATHQEKATMAEAQAAAGAAETRHDPLEVEKNRKAAIGNMCRASKIDPRVEDQWVRDGATLEEVAEKILKVMEERGKERPTAASDLGLTRAETQRFSLFRAIRAMRTPTQENINLAAYELECSRTLAKRLQREDSNSIFIPGEVLQRPLGEAAQRAMSTTPGSKGGFMVNVENMGFIDILRNRSVTMRMGARRLPGLVGNVTIPRQTGKGTVTWQGGEGTSVTATDQALGQLSMTPKTAIAITDASEQLLRQATPSAEAFIMADLAADIAIDGVDYVAINGTGGAQPLGIKNTTGITSGQDAASATYAKLLAFVSTAGASNAIRGNPGFVTNTAGAAKLMTVQRFSGTDTPVWEGNMLDGTLCGFNAMSSEQLASGNLIFGSWDEVVIGEWGVLELAMDNGGTRFNQAQVGIRAMWMVDVLVRYPQAFVVSTNLS from the coding sequence GTGCTGCGCGGCAAGGTGCGCATCACCAGCGCCACGCAGGAAGGCCGAGACGCGATCGGCCTGGTCGAGGGCGACATCCTCACGAAGGCAAGCGTCGGCTACGAGATCCACAAGGTCATCGAGCGCACCACCAGCAAGAGTGGCGGGCCGATCGAGCGAACCATCGACGGAGCCACGTTCCGCCGCGCACTCGAATCTCGTGGCGTCACCCGGGTTGGCGATCGAGGCGACGGCGACGTCCAGGCCTTCCGCCGCGACCTCGATGCCGCGGCCGGCCCGCTGGACCGCGCCGCCGACGACGTGCCCGTCTACGAGGTCGTCGACTGGGAGCCCTTCGAAGACTCCCTTGTGACCGTGCCTGCCGACAACACCGTCGGCGTCGGCCGCTCGCACGCGGCAGCCCCCGTCACAACCACCGTGCAGACGCCAGGCGGCTCCACGGTGCAGATCACCGAAGGCGGCGCACAGCCGCCGGCGGCGACCGAGCAGGAGCGCGCAGCCAGCGCGCCGCCCGCCACAGCCGCAAGCGTCACCAAGGTCACCACCCCCGCCGTCCCGGCGACCCATCAGGAGAAAGCCACCATGGCAGAAGCCCAAGCCGCCGCGGGTGCCGCGGAAACCCGTCACGACCCGCTGGAGGTCGAGAAGAACCGCAAGGCGGCGATCGGCAACATGTGCCGCGCCAGCAAGATCGACCCGCGCGTCGAGGACCAGTGGGTGCGCGATGGCGCCACGCTGGAAGAGGTCGCCGAGAAGATCCTGAAGGTGATGGAAGAGCGCGGCAAAGAGCGCCCCACCGCCGCTTCGGACCTCGGCCTGACGCGGGCCGAGACGCAGCGCTTCAGCCTGTTCCGCGCCATCCGCGCAATGCGCACGCCGACGCAGGAAAACATCAACCTCGCAGCCTACGAACTGGAGTGCTCCCGCACGCTGGCTAAGCGGCTGCAGCGCGAAGACAGCAACAGCATCTTCATTCCCGGAGAAGTGCTGCAGCGCCCGCTGGGCGAGGCCGCGCAGCGCGCGATGTCGACCACGCCCGGCAGCAAGGGCGGCTTCATGGTCAACGTCGAGAACATGGGCTTCATCGACATCCTGCGCAACCGCAGCGTGACGATGCGCATGGGCGCCCGTCGCCTGCCGGGCCTGGTGGGCAACGTCACCATTCCCCGCCAGACCGGCAAGGGCACGGTGACCTGGCAGGGTGGCGAGGGCACCAGCGTCACGGCCACCGACCAGGCCCTGGGCCAGCTGTCGATGACGCCGAAGACCGCCATTGCGATCACGGACGCGTCGGAGCAGCTGCTGCGCCAAGCCACCCCGAGCGCCGAGGCCTTCATCATGGCTGACCTCGCCGCCGACATCGCGATCGATGGCGTCGATTACGTCGCCATCAACGGCACCGGCGGCGCGCAGCCGCTCGGCATCAAGAACACGACCGGCATCACGTCCGGCCAGGACGCCGCGTCCGCGACCTACGCGAAGCTGCTGGCCTTCGTCTCGACGGCCGGCGCATCGAACGCCATCCGCGGCAACCCCGGCTTCGTGACCAACACGGCCGGCGCGGCGAAGCTGATGACCGTGCAGCGCTTCTCGGGCACCGACACCCCGGTGTGGGAAGGGAACATGCTCGACGGCACGCTGTGCGGCTTCAACGCCATGTCGTCCGAACAGCTGGCCTCCGGCAACCTGATTTTCGGCTCGTGGGACGAGGTCGTGATCGGCGAGTGGGGCGTGCTGGAGCTGGCCATGGACAACGGCGGCACGCGCTTCAACCAGGCGCAGGTCGGCATCCGCGCGATGTGGATGGTCGACGTGCTGGTGCGCTACCCGCAGGCCTTCGTCGTCTCGACGAACCTGTCGTAA
- a CDS encoding fibronectin type III domain-containing protein has translation MAEFVNEQFGGTSGTELSAYNAAWSTIGGFAAAGRISNAGRLRHSSTGTFAYKNSGAPTSADYHVAADVHYVGAGSTEAGIAVRISGPDATASYYFVRYEATGQEFELYKVVSGTPTLLTNAAYSLSVGGSFRMALQAIGSTIKVYAAGAEVISITNADITAAGVAGVRFSGSAAGSDTVGLHLDNLVAADGAFLDATAPILTSATSNVTGQTTAALGATTDEANGTMYAVVTTSATQPSVAQIVAGQDHTGSAAVFAGNQAISSTGAKTFNATGLTAATAYYGHMVHRDAANNDSNRLSTSQFTTLPNAPTAPTIGATTGITSSGATINWTDNSSDETGFQIQVETPSGAGNWTNANTSPAAANATSLAIGGLSSSTEYRPRVRASNAGGDSAWSTGTAFNTAAGGGGSTLLPKLMQLMN, from the coding sequence ATGGCGGAATTCGTCAACGAGCAGTTCGGCGGCACCTCCGGAACGGAGCTGTCGGCTTACAACGCCGCATGGTCAACGATCGGCGGGTTTGCGGCGGCCGGCCGCATCAGCAATGCGGGCAGACTGAGGCACAGCAGCACTGGGACTTTTGCCTACAAGAACTCAGGCGCGCCTACGTCAGCGGACTATCACGTAGCAGCTGATGTCCACTATGTAGGCGCTGGCTCGACGGAGGCCGGCATTGCGGTGCGGATCAGCGGACCAGACGCGACCGCCTCATATTACTTCGTGCGATACGAGGCGACAGGGCAGGAGTTCGAGCTATACAAGGTAGTAAGCGGCACCCCGACGCTCTTGACGAACGCCGCGTATTCGCTATCGGTCGGTGGCAGCTTCCGCATGGCGCTACAGGCGATAGGGTCCACCATCAAGGTCTATGCGGCCGGCGCAGAGGTCATCAGCATCACCAACGCCGACATCACCGCAGCCGGGGTTGCGGGCGTGCGGTTCAGCGGCTCCGCGGCCGGTAGTGACACGGTTGGACTACATCTCGACAACCTGGTCGCGGCCGACGGCGCCTTTCTCGATGCCACGGCGCCAATCCTCACGAGTGCAACGTCCAATGTGACGGGGCAGACCACGGCCGCTCTTGGCGCAACCACCGACGAGGCCAACGGCACCATGTATGCGGTGGTCACGACCAGCGCAACCCAGCCGAGCGTGGCGCAGATCGTGGCCGGCCAGGACCACACCGGAAGCGCGGCGGTCTTCGCCGGCAACCAGGCCATCAGCAGCACCGGGGCCAAGACGTTCAACGCCACAGGTCTGACGGCGGCGACCGCGTACTACGGGCATATGGTGCACCGCGATGCCGCGAACAACGACAGCAACCGGCTCAGCACCAGCCAATTCACTACGCTGCCCAACGCGCCGACGGCTCCAACGATTGGCGCAACGACCGGCATCACTAGCAGCGGCGCGACCATCAACTGGACGGACAACAGTTCGGACGAAACCGGTTTCCAGATCCAGGTCGAGACGCCGAGCGGCGCCGGCAACTGGACGAACGCCAACACCAGCCCCGCAGCGGCCAACGCGACGAGCCTTGCCATCGGCGGCCTGTCCAGCAGCACCGAGTACCGGCCGCGGGTGCGCGCCTCGAATGCAGGCGGTGACTCCGCGTGGTCTACGGGGACCGCTTTCAACACGGCCGCCGGTGGCGGTGGCTCCACCTTGCTGCCGAAGCTCATGCAGCTCATGAACTGA
- a CDS encoding phage portal protein has product MAGPRLSLLGRIVDAFRAPAEVRRPDPARRVGARMYAAARGSRMSGSFGNGGDSSADAELSMSLSRLRAGSRQMVRDSSYAKRAKVIVKNNVIGSGVGMQAQVGTNRAGANSRINADIEAVFGAWCKADTCHTGGAVHFHDLERMALGQVFEAGEVFIRKHRRAFGASAVPLALEVIESERVPLDIALPSADGKTTETRMGIEQDEYGRAIAYWIRKKHPGDLRSPGTTADLYERVEAEYILHLRIIDRWPQARGEPWLHTAVRKLNDMDQYSGSEVQAARASARVFGTIETPEGDAPLATDEEDDGTPVFDIEDGTIQQLNPGEKLEWHAPNRPNTALDPFMRYMLREVAAGVGVSYESLSRDYSQSNYSSSRLALLDDRDLWRTLQQWWIRAFRDPLHAEWLRQAVYARAITSISVEQYALNPAKFEAVVWKPRGWSWVDPTKEVKAYKEAIRAGLTSATDVIAATADGRDIEDVIGALQRERELFAQAGITVDTDVAAEQAAAQPKAAADLEAGDDEGAPAQPARRSVPPLRPVPATGLMQ; this is encoded by the coding sequence ATGGCTGGGCCGCGCCTCTCGCTGCTGGGCCGCATCGTCGACGCGTTCCGCGCGCCGGCGGAAGTGCGTCGACCGGACCCTGCACGCCGGGTCGGTGCCCGCATGTACGCCGCCGCCCGCGGCAGCCGGATGTCCGGCAGCTTCGGCAACGGGGGCGACTCCAGTGCCGACGCCGAACTGTCGATGAGTCTGTCGCGCCTGCGCGCCGGCTCGCGGCAGATGGTGCGCGACAGCTCGTACGCGAAGCGCGCAAAGGTCATCGTCAAGAACAACGTCATCGGCTCCGGCGTCGGCATGCAGGCCCAGGTCGGAACGAACCGCGCCGGTGCAAACAGCCGCATCAACGCCGACATCGAAGCGGTGTTCGGTGCTTGGTGCAAGGCCGACACCTGCCACACCGGCGGCGCCGTGCACTTCCATGACCTTGAGCGCATGGCCCTAGGCCAGGTGTTCGAGGCGGGCGAGGTCTTCATTCGCAAGCACCGGCGCGCCTTCGGCGCCAGCGCTGTGCCTCTGGCGCTGGAGGTGATCGAGTCGGAGCGGGTTCCGCTCGACATCGCGCTACCCAGCGCAGACGGCAAGACGACCGAGACCCGCATGGGGATTGAGCAGGACGAGTACGGCCGCGCCATCGCCTACTGGATCCGCAAGAAGCACCCCGGCGATCTGCGCTCGCCCGGCACGACCGCTGACCTCTACGAGCGCGTCGAGGCGGAATACATCCTGCACCTGCGCATCATCGATCGATGGCCGCAGGCCCGCGGCGAGCCCTGGCTGCACACCGCGGTCCGCAAGCTCAACGACATGGACCAGTACAGCGGCTCGGAGGTCCAGGCCGCTCGCGCATCCGCTCGGGTCTTCGGGACCATCGAGACCCCCGAGGGCGATGCTCCGCTCGCAACCGATGAAGAGGATGACGGCACGCCGGTCTTCGACATCGAGGACGGCACGATTCAGCAGCTGAATCCCGGCGAGAAGCTGGAATGGCACGCGCCGAACCGGCCGAACACCGCGCTCGACCCATTCATGCGCTACATGCTGCGCGAAGTCGCGGCCGGCGTGGGCGTCAGCTACGAGAGCCTGTCGCGCGACTACAGCCAGTCGAACTACAGCAGCTCGCGCCTTGCGCTGCTCGATGACCGCGACCTCTGGCGCACGCTGCAGCAGTGGTGGATCCGGGCATTCCGCGATCCGCTGCATGCCGAATGGCTGCGCCAGGCCGTCTACGCGCGGGCCATCACCAGCATCTCGGTCGAGCAGTACGCGCTGAACCCGGCGAAGTTCGAAGCCGTCGTGTGGAAGCCGCGCGGCTGGTCGTGGGTGGACCCGACCAAGGAAGTCAAGGCTTACAAGGAAGCGATCCGCGCTGGCCTGACATCGGCAACGGACGTTATCGCTGCCACCGCCGACGGCCGCGACATCGAAGACGTCATCGGCGCACTGCAGCGCGAGCGCGAGCTTTTCGCGCAGGCCGGCATCACGGTCGACACCGACGTGGCCGCCGAGCAGGCCGCCGCCCAACCGAAGGCCGCGGCGGATCTTGAGGCAGGTGACGACGAGGGCGCCCCTGCGCAGCCGGCGCGCCGCAGCGTGCCGCCGCTTCGCCCGGTTCCCGCAACAGGACTCATGCAATGA
- a CDS encoding phage tail tube protein produces the protein MAIFWKNVGVDVQTALASAITINAISKANPGVVTYTGTDPSNGDYVLVAATGMTELNDRVFRVANVNGAANTFELEGENTTDYGTFVSGSFQVITFGASFNILQTFDVSGGDPEYADTTTIHDSIRKRAPTVVSPMSITSNAIFDPSDAGYIEANRAYKAQTKRAFKLRFGTTAKMCFNGFVSAPGTPRGQAQGVVQTALAIEVQNYPSFWST, from the coding sequence ATGGCAATTTTCTGGAAAAACGTGGGCGTCGACGTGCAAACGGCGCTCGCCTCGGCAATCACCATCAACGCCATTTCGAAGGCCAACCCCGGCGTGGTCACCTACACCGGCACGGATCCCTCGAACGGCGATTACGTGCTGGTGGCCGCCACGGGCATGACGGAGCTGAACGACCGCGTGTTCCGCGTCGCCAACGTCAACGGCGCGGCGAACACCTTCGAGCTGGAAGGCGAGAACACCACGGACTACGGCACCTTCGTGTCCGGCTCGTTCCAGGTCATCACGTTCGGCGCGTCGTTCAACATCCTGCAAACGTTCGATGTGAGCGGCGGCGATCCCGAGTACGCGGACACGACGACCATCCACGACTCGATCCGCAAGCGCGCCCCGACGGTGGTGTCGCCGATGTCGATCACCTCGAACGCCATCTTCGATCCGTCGGATGCCGGCTACATCGAGGCCAACCGCGCGTACAAGGCGCAGACCAAGCGCGCCTTCAAGCTGCGCTTCGGCACCACGGCCAAGATGTGCTTCAACGGCTTCGTGTCCGCTCCGGGCACGCCGCGCGGCCAGGCGCAGGGCGTCGTGCAGACCGCGCTGGCCATCGAGGTGCAGAACTACCCCAGCTTCTGGTCGACCTGA